The sequence GGATTTCGAACTGGGATCTCTCCTCTGCCTGGGGAGAAGGATGACGTGTATGTACAGAACAGATGAGGCAGCCCTGACCCAGGGCCCCAGGCAGGGATCCACCTCCAAAAGGGAGGCCACTCACTgtcatctcccccttttttttggcttccttcataaacttcttccttttcttctttcctcttaagGCTAAGTCAAACTCCTGCAGAGCCTTGGCAACTAGGATGAGAAGAGAGCGTGGAATTTCAGGTactgttttataaaatgttttgtttttttttaactcacagtaagtaaacatattttaaagtgatACATTTAAGGGCTTAAAATGAGAAGAACCAACCACTCCCTCTTCTGGTGATTACCTCCATCTCACTAAATAACATGTTTATTCCACTATTCCTTAATTAATCCACTTGAGACATTCATTATCTATTTGCCTCTTGTTATGAAAGACATATTCCCCATACCTTCCCACAATACAGTTTTAACCCTATTTACAACAGAGACTTAACATACATACAGACACCTTAATGTTTGGTCCCATCACATAAAGGCAGTGTTTCTTAAATTCCTGGTACAACCTCTTTGGAGGGTAATTGTGCAACCcctaacaaaataataaatacacataCCCTCTGACATACAATTTCAGTTTCTGGAACTTACCTTGCAAATCAAATATGCTTGCTTAATTGTGAAAAGACATCTTGATAGCTATTCacttgtttataatagcaaaagatAGGAAACAATCTCAGTGTCCCTCAGTGGAAAAGTAATAAACTATAATCCACCCGTATGATGGAGAAGaccagtcattaaaaaaagaaaaggcagctgTGTCTATGCCTATATAAAATGATCTCCAAACGACAAATAAGTGGAAAACCAAGGTGTAGAACAACGTGAATTCATCTGTTTGTTtgtaaagggagagagaaaggaatatatatatatatatatatataaatatccaacttactttttaattggggcaaaatatatataaactttgcCATTTTACCATTCTTTAATGTACAATTCAGTAGCATTAATGACACAATATTGTACAACCATTGCCatcatctgtttttaaaactttcatcaTCCCAAATGGAACATTAAGGAGCAACTCCTTGCCCACAACGTCTAGTAAGTTCTGTGTCTATGGATTTgcctctaggtacctcatataaatggCATCATAAAGATTTGTCCCTTCATGTCTGGaccatttcacttagcatgttttcaaggttcatccttgAAGCACGTGCCGGAACTTCCTGACGGCTGAGGAACACCCCACTGTACGCATATACCGCGTTTTGTGTacccactcatctgctgatggacacggCTGTTTCCACCCTTTGGCCACTGtgaatagtgcttcaatgaacactgGCATACAAGCATCTGTGTGAGTCCCTGTTTTCAGTTATTTAGGGCATAGacctaggagtggaactgctgggccTGATGGCAACTCCACGTTTAGCTTTTGGAGGAACCCCCCCAAcatacttttttccttcttcctctcttccttggtCTGGAACCAGCTCCTCTCAGGCTCAGGGTTTGgtgcctccttccctttctccaggaGCCGCTGTGCTGTGTTGATCTGTGGGGACAGCAGAAGGATGAAACCACGTCTGATAACACAGAATACGGCGACTGCAGGAAGCCACGGCCTGCAAATGCCTGGGATTCTGATGGTACGTTTGGCAGACACAGCCCATCAGAAGGCAGACCAGCAGGGGCTGTGTGGTCTGCTCACTGAGTGGACTCACCTGGGCTTCCGACTTCTGCATCTCTTTCTCCTCAGCCTCTAACTGCAGAACTGCATACAcatctttctccattttctcaaTCTTATCCCGGAATTTGAGGATGACGTCTcaagggaaaagaacaaaagagattttaaaataaagatgaatatgGTGTAACTGATTAAAATAATGCAGGGTGGGTATTTAGTgacaaaactgttttttttttaatatgtggctTCTCTGCCTAATACCTCCCCAAAGGCTTTCTGACACTCCTGGAATAAAATCTGAACTCTCAGCATGGCCCTTCCTACCTCTCTGACTTCTGTCTACTGCTTGCTCACAGGCTCTGGGCCTCTGGCCCTCCTCTTCTACTCACACACCAAGTGTGTTCCTGTCTCTGAGTCTTTGCCCTGGTTTTCTCTGCTCAGCACAAGCTGTCCCCAGACCACCCCCACCTCATTCTTATCATCCAGGACTCAGCTCAAATGCCATCTGTTCAGAGTCCTTTCCCAATAGCTTTTCAAAAATAGTCACTTCTCCTGTTGTTCTCAATCACATCTACTATTGACTTATTTATTGTGCCTCTTTCTCATCAAAGTCAGCTGCTTTGTTTCCTGCTCTATCCCCAATACCTAGAATACAATAAAGAGCAATAGACTGAatgaatcaaatgaaaaaaattttaaatgaaagggaaagaaaaagacccATGAATGGGAAAAAAGGTCTGAAAAGATGTACCTCAAATGCTACAAGCGGTAAGCTCTTTCATAtgcaattacattaaaaaaaattttttttttatgtggactatttttaaggTCTATTGAATCTGCTACaatcttgcttctgttttatattttggctgcaatgcatgtgggatgttagctccctgaccagggatcaaactcatagcccctgccttggaaggcagagtcCTAAGAACTGAACCACTGGGGTGTgcgtgtgttcagtcacttcaggcacgtctgactttgtgatccatggactgtagcctgccaggctcccctatccatggaattctccaggcaagaatactggagtgggtagccgtgccctcctgcaggggatcttcccgacacaaggATGGAacatgcgtctcctgcatcgcaggcagattctttaccactaagccacctgggaagcctggactgCAGGGGAAGTTCCTACAATCACATTTTACTCTTATTTGATTTACTTTTTTCCAACActgaatacatattatttttgtaacttaaaaaaaaaaattttgtaaggaTGCACTTTATATGACCTTACGGAtgagaacaacaaaaagaatgaaaactatcCAAAAAGAATGAGTACTGACTTCCTCCTCACTCTCTGgaagaagaagggaggaagggttAATGGGGGTGGCACCTTAAGAAGAAGCCTTCTCTTCCCAAAGGCTGACAAATCCTGTGAGTAAACACTTCCGGCACAAGCCTTTCCTCACTCCCTCTCACACACAGTCCTGCCCAAGACTCCTCAACAacgaagtggcagagctgggatacTGATCTGGCTCCTAACAGCAAAGCACCTGCTCTTACCCATCACCTTCTGTCCCCTGCCCCGCCCTCCTGGGTCTGATTGAGGACCCTGCCCGCCCCGTGCCCCACCCCAAGCCATCCTGGGCTGCTACACTGATGCCTGCTCACCCTGGGGCAGAATGCGGGCCTTCACGGGGGCCTTGGCGGCCTTGACAATTTCCTTCAGCATCTTCCGCTCCTCTTCCCCTACCAGAGAGACCGAGCGCCCGGCCCGGCCGGCACGAGCTGTGCGCCCCACCCGGTGGACGTAATGCTTAATGGTGTTGGGCATGGTGAAGTTGATTACCTGGAAGGCCAAAGCTGAGCATCAGTCAGGTCTGGGAGCtggcagggagaggagggcaCAAGGAGGCAGAAGGATCCCCACTGGAAGCTCAAGCAAAGGGAAGCCTGCTCACCGTTTTGACCCCCTCGATGTCCAGTCCACGGGCTGCTACGTCGGTGGCCACGAGGATGTCAATCTGTTCGTCTTTAAAGCGCCTACAAACAGCCACAAACACGTTCCTCTGAATATTCGACCCCAACGCTCTGCAGGAGCCTGAACCCACAGCAAGAACACAAACCCTTCTGGAGTCAAGCAGCAGAGTACAGACCGTCACGGTGGGGACGGGTCCTAAATGTCAGTCTAACAACACTTATGTGCCCCCCAAACATCCCACAACATACAGCAAACGTAGTTTTGTGGATCCAACTTTAAACAGAAATTCCTATGAATGTGGAAGCTCGGGAACCACAGAGCTAGACTATAAGAAGCAGCACACGCAAATGTCTCAGCATTCAAAGCAGCCTTTAAGAAACAACTCTCGGGCTTCCCTTATGGTCtgatggctaagactctgaactcccagtgcagggggcccaggttcaatccctggtcagggaactagatcccacatgctgcagttaaacatactgctgctgctgctgctaagtcacttcagtcatgtccaactccgtgcgaccccagagacggcagcccaccaggctcccctgtccctgggattctccaggcaagaacactggagtgggttgccatttccttcttcaatgcatgaaagtgaaaagtgaaagtgaagtcgctcagtcgtgtccaactctcagcaactccatggactgcagcctaccaggctcctccgcccatgggattttccaggcaagagtactggagtggggtgccactgccttctctataAACATAActaagcacagccaaataagcaattaaaaaaaaacaaactctcaaCTGCCTATGATAATGAATAGGGACAGGTGGAGTGTTCTAAAGGGTACTTCCTTGCCTACCAAGTTGATCCCATTCTGTGGGACTTAAGAAATCACATGGAAAAGCACAGGGTCTGGCAAAGTAAATGCTCAAGAAATAGTGAATGGATTTGATTCAGGATCTCGCTCCAGCAGACCCGGGGACGTCCACTGCTCTGGAAAGGCTGCAGAGGTCAGAACCTGCTTCTTCCCGAGTCGGAATTTCCTGCTGTGACCCCACTCAGCAGCTCCCAGTTTCTAAGCCCTGGGGCAAGGGTATCATTTCCTACAAAGTCAAAGTTCTGAATGTGTCTGAGACATGACCCTACAATGGTTAGGCCAGAATGTGGGGAACTCTGCTGAGTGCCCTGCCATTACACTACCATGACCTCTGGGAGGACTCCCCCTCTGGAATGAAGACAGCCCTCTCTGAAGGATGCGTGGGAGCCTCAGCCCCCGAGACTTTACCGGAGGGCCTCCAGCCGCTGCGTCTGAGACAGGTTGCCGTGGAGCTCGCCCACCTGCAGCCCCATCAGCCCCAGAAGGATGTGCATACGGTGGGCCTGCTTCTTGGTCTGGGTGAACAGCATCACATGGTCAGTGAAGGTTCTCATCAACAGAGCTGCCAGGGAGACAAGAGTGAGCCAGTGGCCATCTCCAAGCACGTCCTGCTCCTCGCCCGCAGTGTGGCTGCTGTGCCTGGGGCCGCCAAAACAAGTGAGGGCCCCGCCGTGtggagcttccactgcaggacaGAAGCAGGGAAGCCAGCACCGCTTCAGGGCTGGCCTCTCTGAAGAGGTGACGTTAGGCTGAAGTATGGGACAGGCTCATCTACGAGACAATCTGGGGGAGGATTCCAGGCAGAGGATCAAGAGCAAATGTAAAGGTTCAGTCAAACACAAAAGCTCGATGGGTTTGTGAAGGCGAAAGCAAGCGGGTATGGCTAGAAAACCATGAGCTAAGGCTCCAAGGCCAGGAAAGCAGGGGCAGGTCCAGAGGATCTTACAGGACTCGCTAGGGAGCGTGGATTTCAGTCTAAGAGCGATGACAGATGGCAGAGGGGTTCAACAGCGAAGGAACGGGGTGAATGCTTGTTTGTTAATGATCCTCTTTAATGGTCTGCAGTGTGGAGAAGAGACAGAGTGGAAGCAGAGAGCCAGGTAAGAGGCTGCTGCAACAAGCCAGGCGACGCAGTAGTGGCCCGGGCGAAGAGCCAGAGGGACCGCTGGAGGTGGTGTCCAGGAGTTCAGCAGGACATAAGGAAGGCTGGATGGTCGAAGGGAGGTGAGGGGatgaaagagagaggggaagCACCCCTGGTTAAAGTATGGAGCAGACAGCAGGCCCAGGCACGGGACTGGGGGAGACTGGATGGAGGAGGGGGTGCCGCGGGAGAAACCAAACCTTCCGTGTGAAGCTCAGGGGAGTTGAGCACCCCACCCTCCCCGGTCCCACCCCGGGCTTTCACCTGCCACGATGGCTTCCCGGTCCCCTTCCCGGTTAGGCCGGATCCGGATGAACTCCTGCCGCAGGAAGGGGGCCACATCCGTGTTGCTATTCACAAATATCCGGACAGGATTCTTCAAGGAGACAGAGGCCAGATCTTTCACCTGCCAGCCACAAAGACAGAGAGGCTGACTGGTCTgccagagggcaggagggagatgccgccccagcccagcccagcccaggggccTCTACTGTCTCTCCATTCCCCACGGCCCACCTCGTCCGTCATCGTGGCTGAGAAAAGCATGGTCTGGCGGTGGTGGGAGCACATGCGGATGATCTCCTTCATCTGCTCCTCAAAGTACTCGTCCAGCATCCTGGCcaacaggggaggggagaggtcaACAAAATGGGCTGGGCCTGCGTCTGTATCGACGAAGCACAGAAAACATACAGGAGATGTTTGCGTATCATCCCTAGCTACGTTTCAGGCTCACgtatttccttattttatgaGTGTTACTTTATCCTTTTACCAATATTCACCAAGAATTACCATCTGGCCACATTTGagtaatcttttttcttttgcggAATCATTTGCTTTTCAGTGGCAGGTATCACAACACCTGACCCCTAAATATTTCAGCACATGTTCCCTAAGGACAAGGATTCTCTCCTACACAGACACAATGTCATTATCACCATTAAGAAATTCAGGTAATCGAGGCTGCTGGCTGAATCCTCACCAGAAACACTGGCACTTTATCGGGGTTACTCCTTGAATCCTCAACAACATGAGGTTGGGTACTTAACCCCCACTTACAAACAAAAAGGATTTGCTTTGAGAATCTACATAATTGCTTCCCAATCTCAGGAAGTGACAGAGCCAGAATCTGACCTGCCTTCCCTCTTAACCATCACGttacacagagagaaagagagccgGATAATCTGGGTGAAGATGGACAAAGGCGTGAACATGAACAGCTAAACTTGTGAGAGCTACGTAGGACCATGTGGAGTGCAGGTTCCCATCCAGGGGTGGGGCCCTGGGGACCCCAGCATTTCAGGTGTACCTGTCAGCCTCATCCAAGATGAGCACCTCGATGCTGCTCAGGTGGAAGGAAGGGCAGTTGTGGAGGTGATCGATGAGCCGGCCTGGGGTGGCGATGAGGATGTCAGGCGCTGCCCGAAGCGCTGCTTCCTGAGACTTCACGTCCAGGCCACCTGCAAAGAGCAGAGCCCACCAGGTGGGCAGCCGAGTCATTACCGTAAGGACTCGCTACCTGGAAGGACTGAGCCCTACCACCCGCCAGGTCTCACGGCAAATGCAGAGCAAAAGGCAGAGGACAAGGCCAGTGGAGGCCCCACCCGCATGGATTTTACAGGACACTGGGAGAGATGGGTTAGTTAACTCCAACTGTACTAAAtgcaaaaatcaaaaaaagaggACGACACAAAGGCACTGCGGAATAAAAGGAGCCACAGAATAGAACGAGTCAACCATCCAAGGACTGAGAGATGCAGCTGTGAAACCGATAATCTTTCTAAATCACCTGTGACTTCCTACCGCATAAAGGGTAAAATGAAGGATGAGTGACTATCATATAACGTCATCAGAAAAAGCCTGCTCCAATTAATATTTGATTCAGTATTCATGCAAGACAAAAATTATATCCTAAATTTGTTGAGTACCAAGAAAAAAAGTGTTCTCAGTATTCTGAAGTTCCATTTTGCAAGGTTCCTCCCTCCCCGTCCCCCTCACTCTCTACTGTGGAAACGTCATCAGCCCCACGAAGGTTTTCCTACACCCGTCATCCTTCATGGTGGCACACATCCATTCTTCCCGTGTCAGCCTTCCAGGGGCAAACGGCCCTCAGCCAGACACTCACCCACAGCCAGGCAGGTGGTGATGCTGCAGAACTGGGCCAGCTGCTTGGTGACGGAGTGCACCTGGATGCCCAGTTCTCGGGTGGGAACCAGCACCAGCACGCGGGTCACTGGAGCCTGGCGGGGTTTGTAGATCAGGCGCTCCAAGACCGGCAGGGCAAAAGCTGCCGTTTTACCTGGAGGGAAGCGCAGCAGGAGCACAATAAGCAGAAGGGTGTGAAACACTCACAGGCCCAGGTGTTCACCTGCGTACAGAGAGCCTGCACATCTGCTCAGAGGGAAGTGAGGGAACTGAGTTTTCATAAAACTTTCTCTCTGGTTTTAAAATCACATGGTTAATGTAAAACATctgggaaatacaaaaaaaaatttttttaaatcatccacAGTTCAGCCAACCAGAGGTAAGCATTAACAAAACTATCTATATTACCAATCATTTTTTATTAATggacagaaatatataaaaatatacactttAATGCAATAATACTATATACTGTTTAGTAACttccctttatatatatattttcccatttctttatgTACTCTACTTTTAAATGAGTACATCGTATTCTATTACACGATTATTTCTTCTCTATTCTATGACATGACTGTATGATTAACTGCACTAGTCCACAATGTTGTGATAAATATCCCTTCTATAAAATCTTTATTCCAATGACAGGGGCCTATCACGGGAGTGCCAAGAGGTCATGGTCACAGAGACACCCTGATAGAGCCCCTAAAACCTGTAACCTGTGACTACCCTATTTAAAAAAAGTAGAGAGcatttaaagaaagagaagatatatATAAGCATTACTTAGAAGGGAAGTTACTATACAGAATACATAGTGTCGTTGCATTAAAATGTGTGTCTGCGTATTTAGCAAAGCAGCCTTGTAGTCAGCCAGCCCTGAGCCTCTGCTCCGTTATGCGTCCTCCTCCTGCCgtccccccaccgccaccccagCTCCCTGTCCTCAGTACCTGTCCCCGTGGCTGCGCAGGCACAGATGTCCTTCCCCAGCAGCCCCACAGGTATGCACGCCTTCTGGATGGGGGTGGGCTGCTTGAAGCCCATGGCTGTGATGGCCTGAAGAGAGAAGGTGGGACCAgacaggagggggagggggtctgAGCGTCAAACTAACAAGGCAGGTTTCCATCGGGTTTCAGTCCCTTCCCATCATTCAGTCCGtctggtgtgtgtatgtatatgtcgATATTCCAGGCACTGAGCACAGAGcaggcaacaaaagaaacaaCCCTGCCCTTAGGAATCTTAGAGTCTGTGAGAAAAAAACAGGCCAAAACCAAACAGCTGTGATGTGAAAAGCTGTGGGGAAAACCACAGCAGTTGAGCAGGCTAGGGAGGGCGGCAGGGAAGGGATGAGAGCGATTTCCAGGAAGGTGGCCAGGGTATACTGAGGAGAACCCTGAGAGAAGCGAAGAGCAGCCCAACCAGGTTTTTGGAACCATCTTCCAGGCAGTGGGAACACCAAGTGCAAAGGCTTTGAGGAAGAAGATGCCTGACCTGTGTGAGGGTCAGCGAGGAGGCCAGCGTGGCCAGAGCAGAACGGCTGCTGGGAAGCCTCATCAGAGGGGACCAGAAGGGGCAGGGCTGTACGCACAGGCCAGCAGGGGAAACTTTGCAAGAGCAGGCTCTCCAGCAGCTGTGTGGACAACACAGTTCAGGGAGGCCACCAACCCAGCTTAGGGCAGAGAGCCCAGTTACGGGGCAACTGCAAGAATCCCATGGTTGATGAAAGTAGCCACTACCTTCAGCAGAGGGCGGGAAAGGTTCATGTCCTGGAATGAGAGGTTTTCATCGTACTGAGATGCGTCTTCAAAAAATCCTCCTGCTTCCTACACcagaaaatcaaaagacaaagagaattcAGCAAAAGGGGCCTAAGAAAACTAAATGACCTGAAAATCCTTTCAGGTTGTAAAATAAGCTCCATACGGTTGTCCAAGCCCATGCTCACctgtcctttcttctttttcttcttccgcTCCTTTATTTTGAGTGTATCTACGGAGAAAAAGAGAGCAAATAATCAGGGCTCACACCTCCTGAGCACTCAGTCAGCTAGGCACTGTCCTAACTGCATTACCTGGACAGACACCTCACTGAAGCCACACCACGACCTGGGGGAGCTGCTGTCACCAGCGTCACCTCACAGAAGAGGAGGCTGTGCGGCTGGGAAGGTAAGTCACTCAGACGAAGGAAGCTTACCACGTTCCAGAGACCAGACTCCCAGTCACTGTGCTGTGTAATAATGCTTTAGCTCTGAACTTCATTTCTGCAAGAAGTTATTCATGGAGCAGCTACTACGTGGGTGGACTCATCTGAGGTGGGAGACCCATCACCCCAAATAAGTTTGAGTCACAGAAGTGCCAATTGCTGTGTGGGGCTGGAGATGAGGAAAAGAGTGAGCTTGGGACCTCcttggcagtccagaggttagaaCTCATGGCTTTCactggggcctgggtttgatctctactcaagagaactaagatcctgccagccatgtagcatggccaaaaaaaaaaaaaagaaaaaaagatttccctggtggtccagggattaagacttTGAGCTCCACCCCccctaaaatactttaaaaacaaacaaaaaaaaagattgcacTTGCAAtccagggggcacaggttcaatctctggtcaggaaagatcccacatacctcatggcATgagccaagaggaaaaaaaaagaaaaagcctgaaCTCAGTCTGCGAAGTACAACAGCCCTAATAAAAtcccaaggaaaaagagaagctaaaagaaAGGAGTTCAACATGGAGACATCTTAAATTTAACTGTGCAGAAGGGCACAAAATAATCTACAGAAGTCAAGACGAACACTCTGGTTTCCTGTCCCTGCTTCTCACAGCATCACCTACCTGCCTTGGTGAGGATGTTCTCATCAGCTGATGAGTAGTCAGTCTCTGATTCTTCATCTTCTGAGGCTTCTACATCTTTTCTTTCAaggtcttcctcctcctctggttCAGAGCCCTcctttgcttctttctccttctctgactttccAGACTTGGCTTCTTTATCCtagaaaaagaaactgtaatAAAGCAAGACGACTACACATTTTAGGCAATCAAGAACCTATGAACAATGTTATGCTCGCCACCCTGGGAGAACACTATGTGGACTCTGAGTGAGTATTAACCACAGACACGCAGAGAAAGCCTGCCTGGACCAGCTGCACTGCGACCTAGGCTCAATGAGAAACAGGAGGGTTGCTCTGAGAGCAACACTCAAGGCTGACCAACAAAGAGAAGTGATGCTTTGCTTACTcacctctgttttccttttctttcgaACTTTCTCAATCTTCTCATCTAATGTTGTGGCAGCCctctacaaataaaaatgaagagatgaaaaagaaacatacatACAGGAAAGAGACAAAGCAAGCATCTTCTGAGGGTTGGTTCTGAGATGTTCAGTATAGAAAAAGCTCGTCTGTCCTTGGACAGATTGATCAATCTAGATTACTCACAATAaggcaaacaagcaaacaaa is a genomic window of Bos mutus isolate GX-2022 chromosome 13, NWIPB_WYAK_1.1, whole genome shotgun sequence containing:
- the DDX27 gene encoding probable ATP-dependent RNA helicase DDX27 encodes the protein MLSELGFIRTIGEDEDVQVEPETDSEDEEEEGPIVLGRKQKALQKNRSADFNPDFVFTEKEGMYDGSWAMADVLSQLKKKRAATTLDEKIEKVRKKRKTEDKEAKSGKSEKEKEAKEGSEPEEEEDLERKDVEASEDEESETDYSSADENILTKADTLKIKERKKKKKKGQEAGGFFEDASQYDENLSFQDMNLSRPLLKAITAMGFKQPTPIQKACIPVGLLGKDICACAATGTGKTAAFALPVLERLIYKPRQAPVTRVLVLVPTRELGIQVHSVTKQLAQFCSITTCLAVGGLDVKSQEAALRAAPDILIATPGRLIDHLHNCPSFHLSSIEVLILDEADRMLDEYFEEQMKEIIRMCSHHRQTMLFSATMTDEVKDLASVSLKNPVRIFVNSNTDVAPFLRQEFIRIRPNREGDREAIVAALLMRTFTDHVMLFTQTKKQAHRMHILLGLMGLQVGELHGNLSQTQRLEALRRFKDEQIDILVATDVAARGLDIEGVKTVINFTMPNTIKHYVHRVGRTARAGRAGRSVSLVGEEERKMLKEIVKAAKAPVKARILPQDVILKFRDKIEKMEKDVYAVLQLEAEEKEMQKSEAQINTAQRLLEKGKEAPNPEPERSWFQTKEERKKEKIAKALQEFDLALRGKKKRKKFMKEAKKKGEMTAEERSQFEILKAQMFAERLAKRNRRAKRARAMPEEEPVRAPAKKQKQVKKSVFDEELTNTSKKALKQYRAGPSFEERKKLGLPHQRRGGNFKSKSRYKRRK